Proteins from a single region of Chaetodon trifascialis isolate fChaTrf1 chromosome 10, fChaTrf1.hap1, whole genome shotgun sequence:
- the rhcgb gene encoding ammonium transporter Rh type C-like 2: MGCVQSFRELCDRTKNTNVRLSLPAVCFVWQTAMIILFGVFIRYNEESDPHWIEHRKAKNISSDIENDFYFRYPSFQDVHVMIFVGFGFLMTFLKRYSFGAVGFNFLIAAFGLQWALLMQGWFHSLDYTDGKIKIGVENLINADFCVAGCLIAYGAVLGKVSPVQLMVLTLFGITLFAVEEYIILDLIHARDAGGSMVIHTFGGYYGLSISWMLYRPNLDQSSRLQGSVYHSDVFAMIGTLFLWMFWPSFNSAITDHGDGQHRAAINTYLALASTVLTTVAISSLFQKHGKLDMVHIQNSTLAGGVAVGTAAEFMLMPYGSLIVGFCCGIVSTLGYIYLTPFMEKYLKIQDTCGIHNLHAMPGVIGGIVGAITAAAASESVYGTEGLINTFDFEGSFKNMVPTRQGGHQAAGLCVAICFGVGGGIIVGCILRLPIWGDAADDNCFDDEPYWELPEDEENIPPILQYNNHMHNKDMVESNFTMEQN; encoded by the exons ATGGGTTGTGTTCAAAGCTTCAGGGAATTGTGTGACCGTACAAAAAATACCAATGTCCGTCTCAGTCTTCCAGCAGTCTGCTTTGTGTGGCAAACAGCCATGATCATCTTGTTTGGGGTTTTCATTCGTTACAATGAAGAATCTGATCCACACTGGATAGAGCACAGGAAAGCCAAAAATATATCAAGTGACATTGAGAACGACTTCTACTTCAGATATCCAA GTTTCCAGGATGTCCATGTGATGATCTTTGTTGGATTTGGCTTTCTGATGACATTTCTTAAGCGGTACAGCTTTGGTGCAGTGGGCTTCAACTTCCTCATCGCAGCCTTTGGCCTTCAATGGGCGCTGCTGATGCAAGGCTGGTTCCACTCGCTGGACTACACTGATGGAAAGATCAAAATCGGAGTTGAAAA CCTGATCAATGCTGACTTCTGTGTGGCGGGCTGCTTAATCGCCTATGGAGCAGTGCTTGGTAAAGTCAGCCCGGTCCAGCTGATGGTTCTGACTCTGTTTGGGATCACATTGTTTGCTGTGGAGGAATATATTATCCTGGATCTCATACAT GCCAGAGATGCTGGAGGCTCCATGGTGATCCACACATTTGGAGGTTATTACGGTCTCTCCATCTCGTGGATGCTCTATCGGCCAAACCTGGACCAGAGCAGTCGTCTGCAGGGCTCCGTGTACCACTCAGATGTCTTTGCTATGATTG GAACCCTCTTCCTGTGGATGTTCTGGCCCAGCTTCAACTCGGCCATCACAGACCACGGGGACgggcagcacagagcagccatCAACACCTACCTGGCTTTGGCCTCAACTGTGCTCACTACTGTGGCCATCTCGAGCCTCTTCCAGAAACATGGAAAACTAGACATG GTCCACATCCAGAACTCCACTCTTGCCGGAGGCGTTGCAGTGGGAACTGCAGCAGAGTTCATGCTGATGCCCTATGGGTCTCTGATTGTAGGATTCTGCTGTGGTATTGTCTCTACACTGGGATACATCTACCTCACA CCATTCATGGAGAAGTACCTGAAGATCCAAGACACATGTGGAATCCATAACCTGCATGCCATGCCAGGAGTCATAGGTGGCATCGTGGGAGCCATTACTGCCGCAGCTGCATCAGAGTCCGTTTATGGCACTGAAGG GCTGATTAACACCTTTGATTTTGAGGGCTCCTTCAAAAACATGGTGCCCACACGGCAGGGTGGTCATCAGGCTGCAGGCCTCTGTGTGGCTATCTGCTTTGGCGTGGGCGGAGGCATCATTGTGG GTTGTATCTTAAGATTACCCATCTGGGGAGATGCTGCAGATGACAACTGTTTCGACGATGAGCCCTACTGGGAG CTacctgaggatgaggagaacaTCCCACCAATCCTTCAGTACAACAACCACATGCACAACAAAGACAT GGTGGAGTCAAATTTCACCATGGAGCAGAACTGA
- the gdpgp1 gene encoding GDP-D-glucose phosphorylase 1 isoform X2: MALQFVYSNQDFVTDVRRTSGNGLGMASTLAKFDTTIQAGWTDRMDRGLFRYHLGDLQTRILMGPHGYVAQLNIQRGTERRKPQEILSIQQEFSAEQFNFNKINPEEIIFDMIKDTEGRNEREQLHQPCRIVVLVNVSPLEFGHCLFVPDPSRCFPQVLTQFAVQAGIESVLLSSDPGFRVGFNSLGAFASVNHLHLHGYYLDHELKVESVPVKPLVPEKGFYRLLDFPGGFLFYTESEWVEKVARAICQVTDFLVDGNIAHNLFLTRGCPPCDHTQSKEHQGLRKGVRIAVWPRKSCFGAKGESSFNVALCELAGHLPFKNKKDYELTTEKDVMDIIQRYLLPDAEFHTLEQQLTRHLVD, from the coding sequence ATGGCGCTCCAGTTTGTGTACAGCAACCAGGACTTTGTCACAGATGTGCGTAGGACCAGTGGAAATGGTCTCGGGATGGCCTCTACATTAGCAAAGTTTGACACAACTATCCAGGCCGGCTGGACAGACAGGATGGACAGGGGGCTCTTTCGCTACCATCTGGGTGACTTACAAACACGCATCCTGATGGGCCCGCATGGCTATGTGGCCCAGCTGAACATTCAAAGAGGAACCGAGAGAAGAAAGCCTCAGGAGATACTGAGCATCCAGCAGGAGTTCAGTGCCGAGCAGTTTAACTTTAACAAAATCAATCCAGAAGAAATCATATTTGATATGATAAAGGACACAGAGGGACGGAATGAAAGAGAACAGTTGCATCAACCCTGCAGGATTGTTGTGCTGGTCAACGTCAGCCCTTTGGAGTTTGGACATTGTCTCTTTGTTCCAGATCCTTCACGTTGTTTCCCACAGGTCCTGACGCAGTTCGCAGTGCAGGCCGGCATTGAATCCGTGCTCCTGAGCTCCGATCCTGGCTTCCGTGTGGGGTTCAACAGTCTCGGAGCATTTGCGTCTGTCAATCACTTACACCTGCACGGGTACTACCTGGACCATGAGCTCAAGGTAGAATCTGTGCCGGTCAAGCCTCTGGTTCCTGAAAAGGGGTTTTATCGCTTGCTGGACTTTCCTGGAGGCTTTTTATTTTACACTGAATCAGAGTGGGTGGAGAAAGTTGCCAGAGCCATCTGTCAAGTCACAGACTTCCTCGTGGATGGTAATATTGCTCACAACCTGTTCTTGACTAGAGGATGCCCACCCTGTgatcacacacagagcaaagagcATCAAGGTTTAAGAAAAGGCGTTCGCATCGCGGTGTGGCCCAGAAAATCGTGCTTCGGCGCAAAGGGGGAGTCTTCCTTCAATGTCGCTCTTTGTGAGCTGGCTGGACATTTACCATTTAAGAACAAGAAGGACTATGAGCTCACTACTGAGAAAGATGTAATGGACATCATCCAGAGGTACCTTCTGCCTGATGCAGAGTTCCACACGTTGGAACAGCAGCTCACTCGTCATTTGGTGGATTGA
- the gdpgp1 gene encoding GDP-D-glucose phosphorylase 1 isoform X1, with protein MPHCSPADPTMALQFVYSNQDFVTDVRRTSGNGLGMASTLAKFDTTIQAGWTDRMDRGLFRYHLGDLQTRILMGPHGYVAQLNIQRGTERRKPQEILSIQQEFSAEQFNFNKINPEEIIFDMIKDTEGRNEREQLHQPCRIVVLVNVSPLEFGHCLFVPDPSRCFPQVLTQFAVQAGIESVLLSSDPGFRVGFNSLGAFASVNHLHLHGYYLDHELKVESVPVKPLVPEKGFYRLLDFPGGFLFYTESEWVEKVARAICQVTDFLVDGNIAHNLFLTRGCPPCDHTQSKEHQGLRKGVRIAVWPRKSCFGAKGESSFNVALCELAGHLPFKNKKDYELTTEKDVMDIIQRYLLPDAEFHTLEQQLTRHLVD; from the coding sequence ATGCCTCACTGTTCACCAGCAGATCCAACCATGGCGCTCCAGTTTGTGTACAGCAACCAGGACTTTGTCACAGATGTGCGTAGGACCAGTGGAAATGGTCTCGGGATGGCCTCTACATTAGCAAAGTTTGACACAACTATCCAGGCCGGCTGGACAGACAGGATGGACAGGGGGCTCTTTCGCTACCATCTGGGTGACTTACAAACACGCATCCTGATGGGCCCGCATGGCTATGTGGCCCAGCTGAACATTCAAAGAGGAACCGAGAGAAGAAAGCCTCAGGAGATACTGAGCATCCAGCAGGAGTTCAGTGCCGAGCAGTTTAACTTTAACAAAATCAATCCAGAAGAAATCATATTTGATATGATAAAGGACACAGAGGGACGGAATGAAAGAGAACAGTTGCATCAACCCTGCAGGATTGTTGTGCTGGTCAACGTCAGCCCTTTGGAGTTTGGACATTGTCTCTTTGTTCCAGATCCTTCACGTTGTTTCCCACAGGTCCTGACGCAGTTCGCAGTGCAGGCCGGCATTGAATCCGTGCTCCTGAGCTCCGATCCTGGCTTCCGTGTGGGGTTCAACAGTCTCGGAGCATTTGCGTCTGTCAATCACTTACACCTGCACGGGTACTACCTGGACCATGAGCTCAAGGTAGAATCTGTGCCGGTCAAGCCTCTGGTTCCTGAAAAGGGGTTTTATCGCTTGCTGGACTTTCCTGGAGGCTTTTTATTTTACACTGAATCAGAGTGGGTGGAGAAAGTTGCCAGAGCCATCTGTCAAGTCACAGACTTCCTCGTGGATGGTAATATTGCTCACAACCTGTTCTTGACTAGAGGATGCCCACCCTGTgatcacacacagagcaaagagcATCAAGGTTTAAGAAAAGGCGTTCGCATCGCGGTGTGGCCCAGAAAATCGTGCTTCGGCGCAAAGGGGGAGTCTTCCTTCAATGTCGCTCTTTGTGAGCTGGCTGGACATTTACCATTTAAGAACAAGAAGGACTATGAGCTCACTACTGAGAAAGATGTAATGGACATCATCCAGAGGTACCTTCTGCCTGATGCAGAGTTCCACACGTTGGAACAGCAGCTCACTCGTCATTTGGTGGATTGA
- the LOC139337385 gene encoding titin-like, with protein MTPDTGAGLTAKDSQPPCEVIVQDQLATSADNREHNPVVQPDPVTEIENAIKPKLQITFNTFTVKNGGDLKVEIPVVGHPAPKIEWQRGGQAVKETSRLEVSNTSSLTVLHIRHGAREHSGQYSITASNSAGKYTGEITVVVLEKPDPPTGPVRIDEVSSDYVTISWEPPEYTGGCELDNYIVEKRETASTEWQTVSATTVRTTIKVTKLRTGSEYQFRVFAENRYGKSTAITSPIVTAQYPFSVPSAPGTPFTSTVTKYSMVVEWEPPAKDGGSPIIGYHLERKEKNSILWTKLNKLVIPDARFKTSGLEEGIEYEFRVFAENIAGISPSSKISESYVARDPCDPPGKPETVLITRENVTLQWAKPRYDGGSTITGYIVEKKELPDGRWMKANFTNVIENQFTVTGLTGGESYEFRVTAKNGAGVWSKPSESVTIIAQDVIEGPTAFIDPKFKSTVVVQAGEMFIIDADYFGKPLPVVTWLKDGKEIDKVTPRMEVKTTLTHTTLTARDCTRVDGGHFVLTLSNTGGTTSIPVNVKVLDRPGPPDGPLKVKVVTAEKCNLHWNPPVNDGGASVSHYIIEKRETSRVTWTGVEPHIEAVSYKVTKLVPGKEYIFRIAAVNKYGVGEFLESDPLIAQNPFTTPSAPSTPTASTVTADSVVLTWERPDTDGGSEIDGYILEKRDKEGVRWTKCNKRRLNDLRFRCTGLTEGHYYQFRVLAENAGGVGAPSEPSEYIKVCEATYPPGPPTNPKVVDYSSSTVSLTWSKPIYDGGAAISAFVVEMKEAAEDEWITCSPSTGVEDTNYIVKRLRENGEYNFRIRAMNAAGVGEHVDVPGSVVAAEKLEAPEIELDATLRKIVSIRACSTLSLFVTIRGRPEPEVKWSKEGGTLSERAQIEVSSSYTVLMIENVNRNDTGKYVLTAENYSGSKSAFINVRVLDSPTAPTNLEVKDVKKDSVSISWEPPLIDGGAKISHYIIEKREEARKAFTSICSNCVRNSYKIDNLQEGCFYYFRVLAVNEFGAGLPAETSEPVKVSEAPLPPGKITVSDITCNSGRLSWEKPDHDGGSKITSYIVEMQVKGDDTWTICSHSKALEVTINGLSKGKEYFFRVSAVNEKGKSEPKYLLAPVTVNDSSAEPIINLLSSTFSVKAGYDLKIDVPFKGVPMPTVAWKKEGNLLKETSRVNVHTSDTSSQIIIKDATRIDAGTYEVTLNNSVGTTSAEILVNVFERPGPPCELSVDEVSADYMSLSWQPPQYTGGCQISNYVLEKRDTGSTIWQTVSATVARTSIKISRLTQGTEYQFRIAAENRYGKSHFVESEPVVAQYPFKPPGPPTNLRVVNASKSVMVVAWSKLDSDGGSPVIGYYIECKDQSSILWTKLNKSSVTDNQFKATTVEEGLIYEFRVCAENMAGVGPCSKTSEPVAARDQCDPPRNLTVTNITNNSISLSWDKPEYDGGAKITGYIVERKELPDTYWLKCNFTNLLDTFLEVTGLTEGEQYDFRVIAKNAAELFSAPSETTGPVTVQHDVEPPKIILEDKFRHVVVVKAGDLLRIDADISGRPNPTVFWLKNGRNIGTKGRAEITATKTHTTLLIKESVRKDSGQYTLTLQNTGGTTSKAITCKVLDRPGPPAGPLEVSGLSAEKCTLSWGPPHETGGAEIMYYIVEKCETSRVAWIIVYGDMMATTCKITKLLKGNEYLFRVRAVNKYGEGETLESEPIKAMDPFTIPSAPTDVEVTSATSDTMTVCWKRPATDGGSRISGYIIEKREKQGVRWVRVNKKPVYDLRVKASCLHEGCEYEFRVFAENSAGLSEPSLPCSLTLAEDPKFLPSPPAKPTIVDSSKSSITLSWNKPLFDGGAVVTGYKVEFKKSTEEEWSVGVHNTDKTEFTVTGLTLGMEYVFIVRSINKIGISEPSPETDPQVAVEREEEPRFNISTEMRKTLLVKEGASFTLTLPFTGKPVPSVTWDKADVDLRVRGMINNSSSVASITVEGATRDDSGKYIVKLQNVAGSASLTLNVRVLDSPGPPTHIAVKDVTKNSATVSWDIPDNEGGAPVKTYVVDIRDLSRKGWTRLTDKCRRLSYKVSDLEEGGIYFFRVTAENEYGIGVPAETKEGTKMTGTICEE; from the exons ATGACACCGGACACTGGTGCAGGGCTCACAGCAAAGGATTCCCAGCCGCCTTGCGAAGTCATTGTCCAAG ACCAGCTTGCCACTTCTGCAGACAACAGAGAACACAACCCTGTGGTCCAACCTGACCCTGtcacagaaatagaaaatgcCATTAAGCCAAAACTCCAGAtaacttttaacacatttaCTGTCAAGAATGGTGGAGATCTGAAAGTAGAGATCCCAGTGGTTGGACACCCAGCACCAAAGATTGAATGGCAAAGAGGTGGTCAGGCTGTCAAAGAGACATCAAGGCTAGAGGTTTCAAATACATCATCATTAACAGTTCTTCATATCAGACATGGTGCCAGGGAGCACTCTGGTCAATACTCTATCACAGCAAGCAACAGTGCTGGAAAATATACAGGAGAAATCACTGTGGTTGTTCTTGAAAAGCCAGACCCACCCACGGGGCCCGTAAGGATTGACGAGGTCAGTTCTGACTATGTTACCATCTCTTGGGAGCCACCAGAATACACAGGAGGCTGTGAGCTAGACAACTACATAGTGGAGAAACGGGAAACTGCAAGTACAGAATGGCAGACTGTGTCAGCAACGACAGTAAGAACCACAATCAAAGTCACCAAactgaggacaggaagtgaataCCAATTCAGAGTGTTTGCAGAAAATAGGTATGGAAAGAGTACTGCAATCACCTCTCCTATTGTAACTGCGCAATATCCTTTCAGTGTGCCCAGTGCTCCTGGCACACCCTTTACATCCACAGTGACAAAGTATAGCATGGTGGTTGAATGGGAGCCACCAGCCAAAGATGGTGGCAGCCCCATCATTGGCTATCACCTTGAACGCAAAGAGAAAAATAGCATTTTATGGACCAAGCTCAACAAACTTGTTATACCTGATGCTCGCTTCAAAACAAGTGGACTGGAGGAGGGTATTGAGTATGAATTCAGAGTCTTTGCTGAGAATATTGCTGGAATCAGTCCATCTAGCAAGATATCTGAAAGTTATGTGGCAAGAGACCCCTGTGATCCACCTGGTAAACCTGAAACTGTTCTCATTACTCGAGAAAATGTCACACTTCAGTGGGCAAAGCCAAGGTATGATGGTGGGAGTACCATTACAGGGTACATTGTTGAAAAGAAGGAGCTCCCAGATGGTAGATGGATGAAGGCAAACTTCACCAATGTTATTGAGAATCAGTTCACAGTCACGGGTCTGACAGGAGGCGAAAGTTATGAATTTAGAGTTACTGCTAAGAATGGTGCTGGCGTTTGGAGCAAGCCTTCAGAAAGTGTTACCATCATAGCTCAGGATGTTATTGAAGGACCCACAGCATTCATTGATCCGAAGTTCAAGAGTACTGTCGTTGTTCAGGCTGGTGAGATGTTCATTATTGACGCTGATTACTTCGGGAAGCCCCTCCCTGTGGTAACATGGCTGAAGGATGGAAAAGAAATTGACAAAGTTACACCAAGAATGGAGGTCAAAACTACCCTCACTCACACAACTCTGACTGCCAGGGATTGCACACGAGTGGATGGAGGACACTTTGTCTTGACCCTCAGTAACACCGGTGGAACTACATCTATCCCAGTTAATGTGAAGGTTCTGGATAGACCTGGTCCTCCAGATGGACCTCTGAAGGTGAAAGTTGTCACTGCAGAGAAGTGTAATCTTCACTGGAACCCCCCTGTAAATGATGGCGGCGCCAGTGTTTCCCACTACATCATTGAAAAAAGGGAGACCAGCCGTGTTACATGGACAGGGGTGGAGCCTCACATTGAAGCTGTCAGTTATAAGGTGACAAAACTAGTGCCTGGTAAAGAATACATATTTAGAATTGCTGCTGTTAACAAATATGGTGTTGGTGAATTCCTGGAATCAGACCCCCTCATTGCCCAAAACCCCTTTACAACACCTAGTGCACCCTCTACCCCCACAGCCAGCACCGTGACTGCCGACTCTGTAGTGCTGACATGGGAAAGGCCCGATACAGATGGAGGCTCAGAGATTGATGGCTACATCCTTGAGAAACGGGACAAAGAGGGTGTCAGGTGGACTAAATGTAACAAGAGAAGACTGAATGACTTGCGTTTCAGATGCACAGGGCTCACTGAGGGACATTACTATCAGTTTAGAGTTCTGGCAGAGAATGCTGGTGGTGTGGGTGCACCCAGTGAGCCAAGTGAATATATCAAAGTATGTGAAGCTACTTACCCACCTGGTCCCCCCACCAACCCCAAAGTAGTAGACTATTCTAGCAGTACTGTGTCTCTTACCTGGTCAAAGCCCATCTATGATGGTGGAGCAGCCATCAGCGCATTTGTAGTTGAGAtgaaagaagcagcagaggatgagTGGATCACATGCTCACCAAGCACAGGTGTGGAGGACACAAACTACATCGTgaagagactgagagaaaacgGAGAGTACAATTTTCGTATACGTGCAATGAATGCTGCTGGAGTTGGAGAGCATGTGGATGTACCTGGATCTGTGGTAGCTGCTGAAAAACTGGAGGCACCTGAGATTGAGTTGGATGCTACTTTGAGGAAGATTGTCAGTATTCGGGCCTGTTCCACTTTAAGTCTCTTTGTCACCATCAGAGGAAGGCCAGAGCCTGAGGTTAAATGGTCAAAGGAAGGTGGCACTCTCAGTGAACGTGCTCAAATTGAGGTATCAAGCTCCTACACAGTGTTAATGATTGAGAATGTCAATAGAAATGACACTGGAAAATATGTGTTGACTGCTGAGAACTACAGTGGTTCTAAATCAGCATTCATCAATGTCAGAGTATTGGACTCTCCCACTGCACCAACGAACTTAGAGGTAAAGGATGTAAAGAAAGACTCTGTGTCCATCTCCTGGGAACCACCTCTCATTGATGGAGGAGCAAAGATTTCCCACTACATCATAGAGAAGCGAGAGGAGGCTAGGAAGGCATTTACAAGCATCTGTAGCAATTGTGTGAGAAACTCATACAAGATTGACAATCTCCAGGAGGGATGCTTCTATTATTTCCGTGTCCTGGCTGTGAATGAGTTTGGTGCTGGACTGCCAGCAGAGACCAGTGAGCCTGTTAAAGTGTCTGAGGCTCCTCTGCCTCCTGGCAAAATCACAGTCAGTGACATTACTTGCAATAGTGGAAGACTCTCCTGGGAGAAGCCTGACCACGATGGAGGAAGCAAAATCACATCTTATATTGTAGAAATGCAGGTGAAGGGAGATGACACATGGACAATATGTTCACATAGTAAAGCACTGGAAGTTACTATTAACGGGCTGTCTAAGGGAAAGGAGTATTTCTTTAGAGTGAGTGCTGTgaatgaaaagggaaaaagtgAACCAAAGTACCTTTTGGCACCTGTTACAGTAAATGATAGTAGTGCTGAGCCCATTATTAACTTGCTGTCCAGCACATTTAGTGTAAAGGCAGGATATGATTTAAAGATTGATGTTCCATTTAAGGGTGTGCCAATGCCAACAGTAGCCTGGAAGAAAGAGGGCAACTTGTTGAAAGAGACAAGCAGGGTAAATGTGCACACATCTGACACATCATCTCAGATCATTATCAAAGATGCAACCAGAATAGACGCTGGTACGTATGAAGTGACCCTGAACAACTCGGTCGGAACCACATCTGCTGAAATCTTAGTCAATGTTTTTGAGAGACCGGGACCACCGTGTGAACTCAGTGTGGATGAAGTAAGTGCTGACTATATGTCTTTGTCATGGCAGCCCCCACAATATACTGGTGGATGTCAAATTAGTAATTATGTTCTTGAGAAAAGAGATACAGGCAGCACAATATGGCAGACTGTGTCAGCCACAGTTGCCAGAACATCAATCAAAATTTCCCGTCTGACACAGGGCACTGAATATCAGTTTCGTATTGCTGCAGAGAATCGGTATGGCAAAAGTCACTTTGTTGAGTCTGAACCTGTTGTTGCCCAGTATCCCTTTAAGCCCCCTGGTCCACCAACCAATCTCCGAGTTGTGAATGCCTCAAAGTCTGTCATGGTGGTTGCATGGAGCAAGCTAGACAGTGATGGTGGCAGCCCTGTTATTGGTTATTATATTGAATGCAAAGATCAAAGCAGTATTTTGTGGACAAAGTTAAACAAAAGCTCAGTGACTGATAACCAGTTCAAGGCAACAACTGTTGAAGAAGGTCTGATTTATGAGTTTAGGGTCTGTGCTGAGAATATGGCTGGTGTTGGGCCATGTAGCAAGACATCTGAGCCTGTCGCAGCGAGAGACCAGTGCGATCCCCCACGCAACCTCACAGTCACCAATATAACTAACAACTCAATTTCCCTCTCATGGGACAAACCAGAATATGATGGTGGGGCTAAAATAACTGGGTACATTGTTGAGCGTAAAGAGCTGCCAGATACTTACTGGCTTAAGTGCAACTTCACCAACTTACTGGACACCTTCTTGGAAGTGACTGGCCTCACAGAGGGGGAACAGTATGATTTTCGTGTGATTGCAAAAAATGCTGCTGAGCTCTTCAGTGCACCCTCAGAAACCACAGGACCTGTTACAGTACAGCATGATGTAGAACCACCCAAAATTATCTTGGAGGACAAATTTAGACATGTGGTGGTCGTCAAAGCAGGAGATCTCCTAAGAATAGATGCTGACATCTCTGGCCGCCCCAACCCTACAGTGTTTTGGTTGAAGAATGGGAGAAATATTGGCACCAAGGGAAGGGCTGAGATAACTGCAACAAAGACACATACCACTCTGCTTATCAAAGAAAGTGTTAGGAAAGACTCTGGACAGTACACTCTGACCCTACAGAATACAGGTGGTACCACATCTAAGGCTATCACCTGCAAGGTCCTGGACAGGCCAGGCCCACCTGCTGGACCTCTGGAAGTGTCTGGACTCTCAGCAGAGAAATGCACCCTGTCATGGGGACCTCCTCATGAGACTGGCGGTGCTGAAATCATGTACTACATTGTTGAGAAGTGTGAAACCAGTCGTGTAGCTTGGATCATTGTGTATGGAGACATGATGGCAACTACTTGTAAAATAACCAAGCTGCTCAAAGGGAATGAATACCTGTTCAGGGTAAGGGCAGTGAACAAGTATGGGGAAGGTGAGACTTTGGAAAGTGAGCCTATCAAGGCCATGGATCCCTTTACTATCCCGTCTGCTCCGACAGATGTTGAGGTCACAAGTGCAACCAGCGACACCATGACTGTCTGTTGGAAGAGACCTGCCACTGATGGTGGCAGTCGCATCAGTGGTTACATTatagagaagagggagaagcaaGGTGTTCGCTGGGTTCGTGTCAACAAGAAACCAGTTTATGACCTACGAGTCAAAGCCTCTTGCCTACATGAAGGATGTGAGTATGAATTCAGAGTTTTTGCTGAGAATTCTGCTGGGCTAAGTGAACCCAGTCTCCCTTGCTCACTAACTCTGGCAGAAGATCCAAAGTTTCTTCCTTCCCCTCCTGCAAAACCCACCATAGTCGATTCATCCAAGTCCTCCATCACTCTGTCATGGAACAAGCCACTGTTTGATGGTGGAGCAGTCGTCACCGGATACAAAGTTGAATTCAAAAAATCAACAGAGGAAGAGTGGAGTGTTGGTGTCCATAACACAGATAAAACAGAGTTTACAGTTACTGGACTCACATTAGGGATGGAATATGTGTTTATTGTCAGATCCATAAACAAGATTGGCATCAGTGAGCCCAGTCCTGAAACAGATCCTCAAGTGGccgtggagagagaggaagagcccAGGTTCAATATTTCCACCGAGATGAGGAAGACCCTGCTTGTTAAAGAGGGTGCATCCTTCACTTTGACTTTGCCTTTCACAGGCAAACCTGTTCCCAGTGTGACATGGGACAAAGCAGATGTAGATCTGAGAGTCAGAGGAATgatcaacaacagcagctctgtcgCCTCTATCACAGTGGAAGGAGCAACACGCGATGACTCTGGAAAATACATAGTCAAACTGCAGAATGTTGCTGGATCGGCCTCTCTGACACTGAATGTGAGAGTTTTAGATTCACCTGGTCCACCAACTCACATCGCAGTTAAAGATGTGACCAAAAACTCAGCCACAGTTTCCTGGGACATCCCTGACAATGAGGGAGGAGCCCCTGTCAAGACCTATGTTGTAGACATACGGGACCTCAGCAGAAAAGGTTGGACAAGACTCACAGATAAATGCCGCCGGCTGTCCTACAAGGTGTCTGATCTAGAAGAGGGAGGAATCTACTTCTTCAGAGTCACCGCTGAAAATGAGTATGGGATCGGCGTTCCAGCTGAGACCAAAGAGGGAACTAAAATGACAGGTACAATCTGTGAAGAATAA
- the LOC139337729 gene encoding calcium and integrin-binding protein 1-like, with product MGATASQLGKDLLSEYQELTFLTKQEILLAHKRFSELLTRDEKDLPNTRVPMERILTLPELKSNPFRNRICHVFSTSEQKDGSLTFEDFLDLLSAFSDSATLEIKSHYAFRIFDFDDDGTLDCGDLEKLVNCLTGETDDTRLTTEEMRQLINNILEESDIDKDGTVNLSEFQHVISRSPDFVSSFKIVL from the exons ATGGGCGCCACAGCAAGTCAACTTGGGAAGGATTTACTCTCAGAATACCAA GAGCTGACATTCttgacaaaacaagaaattcTTCT tgcTCATAAGAGATTCTCCGAACTGCTCACGAGAGATGAGAAAGACCTCCCAAATACCAGAGTACCAATGGAGAGGATTCTGACTCTGCCGGAGCTCAAG TCCAATCCTTTCAGGAACAGAATCTGCCATGTATTCTCAACCTCTGAACAGAAAGATGGAAGCCTCACATTTGAGGACTTTCTGGACCTCTTGAGTGCCTTCAGCGACTCTGCTACTCTGGAAATCAAATCCCACTATGCATTCCGTATATTTG acTTTGACGATGATGGAACTCTTGATTGTGGTGATCTGGAGAAGCTGGTTAACTGCCTGACTGGTGAGACGGATGACACAAGACTAACAACCGAAGAAATGAGACAGCTCATCAACAAC ATTCTCGAAGAGTCAGACATTGACAAGGATGGAACCGTCAACCTCTCAGAGTTTCAGCATGTCATCTCAAGGTCGCCAGATTTTGTCAG TTCTTTCAAAATTGTGCTGTGA